One window of Psychrobacillus sp. FSL H8-0483 genomic DNA carries:
- a CDS encoding catalase, giving the protein MSENQNNNNNQLTTAAGAPVVDNQNSQSAGPRGPILLQDVWLLEKLANFNREVIPERRMHAKGSGAYGKFTVTHDITQYTSAAIFSEIGKETDMFVRFSTVAGERGAADAERDIRGFAMRFYTEQGNWDLVGNNTPVFFFRDPLQFPDLNHAIKRDPRTGMRNANSNWDFWSSLPEALHQITIVMSDRGLPSSYRKMHGFGSHTFSMINANNERVWVKFHMRSQQGIENLTDQEAEVLVGQDRESSQRDLYENIENGNFPKWKMFIQVMTEEQANNMPYNPFDLTKVWYKEDFPLIEVGEWELNRNPENYFAEVEQAAFSPGNVVPGISFSPDRMLQGRLFSYADAARYRVGVNHHQIPVNQPKCPVHSFHRDGAMRTDGNLGGTLPYEPNSYGQWKEQPKYKEPVLPINGGATQWDFREDDDNYFEQPGKLFNLMSPEQQQVLFENTARNMNGVEEFIKVRHIIHCYKADPAYGKGVAEAMNIPWGNIEAAMA; this is encoded by the coding sequence ATGTCTGAAAACCAAAACAACAATAACAATCAATTGACGACTGCAGCTGGCGCACCGGTAGTAGATAACCAAAACTCTCAATCTGCCGGACCAAGAGGCCCAATTTTATTACAAGATGTATGGTTACTTGAAAAATTAGCAAACTTTAATAGAGAAGTAATTCCAGAACGTCGAATGCACGCTAAAGGTTCGGGTGCGTATGGTAAATTCACTGTTACGCATGATATTACTCAATATACTTCAGCTGCTATTTTCTCCGAAATTGGAAAAGAAACGGATATGTTCGTTCGTTTCTCAACGGTTGCTGGTGAACGTGGAGCAGCTGATGCTGAACGTGATATTCGAGGATTTGCTATGCGTTTTTATACAGAACAAGGTAACTGGGATTTAGTTGGTAACAACACACCAGTCTTCTTCTTCCGTGATCCACTTCAATTCCCTGACCTAAACCATGCAATTAAACGTGACCCACGTACGGGTATGCGTAACGCTAATAGCAATTGGGATTTCTGGTCTTCTTTACCAGAAGCACTTCACCAAATTACAATCGTAATGAGTGATCGCGGCTTACCAAGTTCATACCGTAAAATGCACGGGTTCGGTAGTCATACATTCAGTATGATCAATGCAAACAATGAACGTGTTTGGGTCAAATTCCACATGCGCTCACAACAAGGTATCGAAAACTTAACAGATCAAGAAGCGGAAGTATTAGTTGGTCAAGACCGTGAAAGCAGCCAACGTGATCTTTATGAAAATATTGAAAATGGAAACTTCCCTAAATGGAAAATGTTCATCCAAGTAATGACTGAAGAACAAGCAAACAATATGCCTTACAATCCTTTTGATTTAACAAAAGTTTGGTATAAAGAAGACTTCCCTCTTATCGAGGTTGGAGAATGGGAACTAAACCGTAATCCAGAAAACTATTTTGCAGAAGTAGAACAAGCTGCTTTCTCACCAGGAAATGTTGTTCCTGGTATTAGCTTCTCTCCAGACAGAATGTTACAAGGTCGTTTGTTCTCATACGCGGATGCAGCACGCTACCGTGTAGGTGTTAACCATCACCAAATTCCAGTTAACCAACCTAAATGTCCTGTACATTCTTTCCATAGAGATGGTGCAATGCGTACAGATGGTAATTTAGGCGGAACATTACCTTATGAGCCTAATAGCTATGGTCAATGGAAAGAACAACCGAAATACAAAGAGCCTGTACTACCAATCAATGGTGGAGCAACTCAATGGGATTTCCGTGAAGACGATGACAACTATTTCGAACAACCAGGGAAACTTTTCAACCTGATGAGCCCAGAACAACAACAAGTATTGTTTGAAAATACTGCTCGTAATATGAATGGTGTAGAAGAATTTATTAAAGTTCGACACATCATTCACTGCTACAAAGCTGACCCAGCTTATGGAAAAGGCGTTGCTGAAGCAATGAATATTCCATGGGGTAATATCGAAGCAGCAATGGCTTAA
- a CDS encoding GGDEF domain-containing protein: MAIENHHHEELFSYIIEEKAIQTVFQPIISLHNSQIYGYEALTRGPANTSFENPEALFDYALKNGQLWELEHVCRANALKYAYHLKAEGKLFINVNPNIMNDPKFKQGFTKDFLSIFQMDSDSIVFEITEREAINNLKDFINTIDHYKKQFYQIAIDDVGAGYSGLNVITDVRPHFIKLDMKLIRDINKDRTKQLLVRSLSEFANYSQIHIIAEGIETREELITLIDIGVHFGQGYFIQRPQSNLYPIREEVMRLIETENSRKYQVSLNRLTDTSIEQIATPLRTIPSSMPISKVSNLMEGNDALPGFCIRDGNKLIGVITRNKLHLKFSGPYGYSLYNKKPIAAIMSRNFMKVDAKTAIDVVAKIAMKRDPLHLYDFITVTKDEQYFGVVTVKDLLEKSMQLEIDYAKHLNPLSELPGNIIIEQQLQKCIDASTDVTVLYFDIDNFKPYNDIYGFEKGDKVIIQLAEILESNCPSGGFVGHIGGDDFILITDSSQISELCEKIVQQFDESVEHFYHAHDLLKGCIVSKNRHGIEEHFPLLTISIAGVSNKDCQTIFQLSELASQVKKQCKQISGSNYLLQVQVTETNVNV; encoded by the coding sequence ATGGCTATTGAAAATCATCATCATGAGGAATTATTTTCATATATAATCGAAGAAAAAGCAATCCAAACTGTTTTTCAGCCAATTATATCGCTACATAATAGTCAAATTTACGGTTATGAAGCATTAACACGTGGCCCAGCTAATACATCCTTCGAAAACCCAGAAGCCTTATTTGACTATGCCTTGAAAAACGGACAGCTTTGGGAGCTGGAACATGTATGTAGAGCAAACGCCTTGAAATACGCCTATCATTTGAAAGCAGAAGGTAAGCTTTTTATAAACGTCAATCCCAATATTATGAATGACCCTAAATTCAAGCAAGGTTTTACAAAGGATTTTTTATCCATCTTTCAAATGGACTCCGATTCTATAGTGTTTGAAATTACTGAACGTGAAGCAATTAACAACTTAAAAGATTTTATTAATACTATCGATCATTACAAAAAACAATTTTATCAAATAGCAATTGACGATGTTGGAGCTGGCTATTCTGGGCTAAACGTCATTACCGATGTACGACCACACTTTATTAAGTTAGACATGAAACTTATTCGCGATATAAATAAGGATCGAACGAAACAATTGCTTGTTCGGAGTTTAAGCGAATTTGCCAACTACTCACAAATACATATTATTGCAGAAGGTATTGAAACAAGAGAAGAGCTAATTACTCTCATCGATATTGGTGTACACTTTGGCCAAGGCTATTTCATTCAAAGGCCGCAAAGTAACTTATATCCAATTCGAGAAGAAGTCATGCGTTTGATTGAGACAGAGAACTCTCGTAAATACCAAGTAAGTCTTAATCGTTTAACGGATACTTCTATTGAACAAATTGCAACGCCTTTACGCACAATACCAAGCAGTATGCCTATCTCAAAAGTTAGCAACTTAATGGAAGGAAATGATGCTTTACCTGGATTTTGTATTAGAGATGGAAATAAACTAATTGGGGTTATTACTCGAAACAAGCTACATTTAAAGTTTAGTGGACCATACGGATATAGTTTATATAATAAAAAGCCAATTGCCGCTATTATGAGCCGAAACTTTATGAAAGTCGATGCAAAAACCGCGATTGATGTAGTTGCAAAAATTGCAATGAAGCGAGATCCATTGCATTTATATGACTTTATTACAGTAACAAAAGACGAACAATACTTTGGAGTTGTAACCGTAAAAGATCTGCTTGAAAAAAGTATGCAACTAGAAATTGACTATGCAAAGCATTTAAATCCCCTATCAGAATTGCCAGGGAATATTATAATTGAACAACAGCTTCAAAAATGTATTGATGCTTCTACTGATGTTACAGTGCTTTACTTCGATATTGATAATTTCAAACCTTATAATGATATCTATGGCTTTGAAAAAGGCGATAAAGTGATTATCCAATTAGCCGAGATTTTAGAGAGTAATTGTCCTTCTGGTGGATTTGTAGGTCATATAGGTGGAGATGACTTTATCCTAATAACAGATTCAAGTCAAATAAGTGAGTTATGTGAAAAAATAGTTCAACAATTTGATGAATCGGTAGAGCACTTTTATCATGCTCACGATCTACTAAAGGGATGTATTGTTTCTAAAAATCGTCATGGTATTGAAGAGCATTTTCCGTTATTAACTATTTCAATAGCTGGGGTTTCCAACAAGGATTGTCAGACCATTTTTCAATTATCTGAACTCGCAAGTCAGGTAAAAAAACAATGTAAACAAATTTCTGGAAGCAACTACCTACTCCAGGTCCAAGTCACTGAAACTAACGTGAATGTTTAA